In Pectobacterium aroidearum, the following are encoded in one genomic region:
- the yfbV gene encoding terminus macrodomain insulation protein YfbV, translated as MATKPDSRISWLQLLQRGQHYMKTWPVEKQLAPVFPENRVARATRFGIRIMPPLAVFTLTWQIALGGQLGPAIATALFACSLPLQGLWWLGRRSVTPLPPTLAQWFHEIRHKLLESGQALAPLEEAPTYQSLADVLKRAFSQLDKTFLDDL; from the coding sequence ATGGCGACGAAACCAGACAGTAGAATCAGTTGGCTACAGCTACTCCAACGTGGGCAGCATTACATGAAAACGTGGCCAGTAGAAAAGCAGCTGGCGCCAGTCTTTCCTGAAAACCGTGTAGCGCGAGCGACGCGGTTTGGCATCCGCATCATGCCGCCGCTGGCGGTGTTTACCTTAACATGGCAGATTGCGCTCGGCGGCCAGCTCGGCCCGGCCATTGCCACTGCGCTGTTTGCCTGTAGCCTGCCGTTGCAAGGCCTTTGGTGGCTTGGCCGCCGTTCCGTGACGCCTTTACCGCCGACGCTGGCACAGTGGTTCCATGAGATTCGTCATAAGCTGCTAGAGTCAGGTCAGGCATTGGCCCCATTGGAAGAAGCGCCGACTTACCAATCATTGGCAGATGTGCTGAAGCGGGCATTTAGCCAGCTTGATAAAACCTTCCTTGATGATTTGTGA
- a CDS encoding SLC13 family permease — protein sequence MNSELLWVLSLLLIAIVLFTTNKLRMDVVALLVIIAFVLSGTLTLSEALVGFSDPNVILIAALFVIGEGLVRTGVAYQVGDWLVRVAGSGEMKMLILLMVTVALLGAFMSSTGVVAIFIPVVLSVSARMKISPGRLMMPLSFAGLISGMMTLVATPPNMVVSSELMREGVAGFGFFSVTPIGIVVLLLGVAYMMVARYWLGGAETATAKEMWKRRTFRDLIRDYRLTGRARRLAIRPGSPFIGHRLDDLRLRQRFGANVVGIERWRKFRRVMISVAGNTELRLNDVLLIDMSASEVDLREFCTAQRLEPMVLRGEYFSEQARDVGMAEVSLIPDSELLGKTLYDVGFRSRYGLSVVGIRRAGEAMEGILADEPLQLGDILLVMGDWRMIRQLHTQKNDFLLLNLPAEVDDVAPAVSQAPHALFCLALMVAMMLTDEIPNAVAALIACLLMGKFRCIDMESAYRAIHWPSIILIVGMMPFALALQQTGGVTLIVKGLMDVAGDAGPHVMLVCLFVLCAVIGLFISNTATAVLMAPIAIAAAKQMGVSPYPFAMIIAIAASAAFMTPVSSPVNTLVLGPGGYKFGDFVRVGVPFTVLVMLVSVVMVPWLYPF from the coding sequence TTGAATAGCGAACTTCTCTGGGTTTTATCCCTGTTGCTGATCGCCATTGTGTTGTTTACCACCAATAAATTACGCATGGACGTCGTAGCGCTGTTGGTCATCATCGCGTTTGTTCTGAGCGGCACGCTGACGCTATCTGAAGCGCTGGTCGGGTTCAGCGATCCGAATGTGATATTGATTGCTGCCCTGTTTGTGATTGGTGAGGGCTTGGTTCGTACCGGTGTGGCTTATCAGGTCGGTGATTGGCTGGTTCGTGTGGCGGGCAGCGGTGAGATGAAAATGCTGATCTTGCTGATGGTCACCGTTGCGCTGCTAGGTGCTTTCATGAGTTCCACCGGCGTTGTCGCGATTTTTATTCCCGTGGTGCTGAGCGTTTCCGCACGGATGAAGATTTCCCCCGGAAGGCTAATGATGCCGCTGAGTTTCGCCGGGTTGATTAGCGGCATGATGACGCTGGTGGCGACGCCGCCGAATATGGTGGTGAGCAGTGAACTGATGCGCGAAGGGGTGGCAGGTTTTGGGTTCTTTAGCGTGACGCCGATAGGGATAGTGGTATTGCTGCTGGGCGTGGCGTATATGATGGTGGCGCGCTACTGGCTTGGCGGCGCGGAGACAGCGACAGCAAAAGAGATGTGGAAGAGAAGAACGTTCCGCGATCTGATTCGTGATTATCGTCTGACGGGCAGGGCGCGCCGGCTGGCGATTCGTCCGGGATCGCCTTTTATCGGCCACCGTCTGGATGATTTACGCCTGCGTCAGCGCTTCGGGGCGAACGTGGTGGGGATTGAACGCTGGCGTAAGTTTCGCCGCGTGATGATCAGCGTAGCGGGCAATACCGAGCTTCGCCTGAACGATGTTCTCCTGATCGACATGTCTGCATCGGAAGTGGATTTACGTGAGTTTTGTACCGCTCAACGGCTTGAACCCATGGTGCTGCGCGGTGAATATTTTTCTGAACAGGCGCGTGACGTGGGGATGGCGGAAGTCTCGTTGATTCCTGATTCCGAACTGTTGGGGAAAACGCTGTACGATGTCGGCTTCCGAAGCCGTTATGGTCTGAGTGTCGTGGGGATCCGCCGGGCAGGTGAAGCGATGGAAGGTATCCTCGCCGATGAACCGCTCCAGCTCGGCGATATTCTGCTGGTGATGGGCGACTGGCGTATGATTCGGCAGTTGCACACGCAGAAAAACGACTTCCTTTTGCTTAATCTTCCTGCCGAGGTTGATGACGTCGCACCCGCGGTAAGTCAGGCTCCACATGCGCTGTTTTGTCTGGCATTGATGGTAGCGATGATGTTGACGGATGAAATACCGAATGCGGTTGCCGCGTTGATCGCCTGTTTACTGATGGGTAAATTCCGCTGTATTGACATGGAAAGCGCCTACCGGGCGATTCACTGGCCGAGCATTATTCTTATCGTCGGGATGATGCCGTTTGCGCTGGCGTTGCAGCAAACTGGCGGTGTTACGCTGATCGTTAAAGGGCTGATGGATGTTGCCGGGGACGCAGGGCCGCATGTGATGCTGGTATGTTTGTTTGTGCTGTGTGCCGTCATTGGCCTGTTTATTTCCAACACGGCGACGGCGGTGTTGATGGCGCCCATTGCGATCGCCGCAGCGAAGCAGATGGGCGTGTCACCGTATCCCTTTGCGATGATCATCGCAATTGCGGCATCCGCCGCGTTTATGACACCGGTCTCGTCACCGGTGAATACGCTGGTACTGGGGCCTGGCGGTTATAAATTCGGGGACTTTGTACGCGTTGGCGTCCCCTTTACCGTTCTGGTGATGCTGGTCAGCGTAGTGATGGTGCCATGGCTGTATCCGTTCTGA
- a CDS encoding YfbU family protein — MEMTNAQRLILSNQYKMMTMLDPDNAERYRRLQTIIERGYGLQMRELDREFGELTEEVCRTIINIMEMHHALQVSWTNLKDKQDLDERRLTFLGFDAATEARYLGFVRFMVHVEGRYPHFDAGTHGFNAQTKMWEKYNRMLAVWQSCPRQYHLSAVEIAQIINA, encoded by the coding sequence ATGGAAATGACGAATGCCCAGAGATTGATCCTTTCAAACCAATACAAAATGATGACGATGCTCGATCCTGACAACGCCGAGCGCTATCGCCGGTTACAAACGATCATTGAGCGTGGTTATGGTTTGCAGATGCGCGAGCTGGATCGTGAATTTGGTGAACTGACCGAAGAAGTCTGCCGCACTATTATTAACATCATGGAAATGCACCACGCTCTTCAGGTGTCGTGGACCAATCTGAAAGATAAGCAGGATTTGGATGAACGACGTCTGACCTTCCTGGGCTTTGATGCCGCAACGGAAGCGCGCTACCTCGGTTTTGTACGCTTTATGGTACATGTCGAAGGTCGCTATCCCCACTTTGATGCAGGCACGCATGGGTTTAACGCGCAGACGAAGATGTGGGAAAAATACAACAGAATGCTGGCTGTCTGGCAATCCTGCCCGCGCCAGTATCACTTGAGTGCGGTGGAGATCGCACAGATCATCAACGCCTGA
- the pta gene encoding phosphate acetyltransferase: protein MSRIIMLIPTGTSVGLTSVSLGVIRSMEQKGVRLSVFKPIAQPRSGDNTPDQTTTIIRANSAINAAEPLAMSRVEALLSSNQQDVLMEEIIARYHENTKDAEVVLVEGLVPTRKHQFANALNYEIAKTLNAEIVFVLALGNDSPAQLKDRIELARSSFGGSKNKNITGVIINKLNAPVDEQGRTRPDLSEIFDDSTKASVANIDPKQLFANSPLPVLGCIPWSFDLIATRAIDMAKHLNARIINEGDIQTRRVKSVTFCARSIPHMLEHFRPGSLLVTSADRPDVLVAACLAAMNGVEIGALLLTGGYEMDPSIAKLCERAFQTGLPVFMVNTNTWQTSLSLQSFNLEVPADDRQRVEKVQEYVARHIDTQWIDSLSAESERSRRLSPPAFRYQLTELARKAGKRIVLPEGDEPRTVKAAAICAERGIAHCVLIGNPEEIQRVAAAQGVELGKGIEIVDPIVVRERYVARLVELRKSKGMTEVVAREQLEDNVVLGTLMLEQGEVDGLVSGAVHTTANTIRPPLQLIKTAPGSSLVSSVFFMLLPEQVLVYGDCAINPDPTAEQLAEIAIQSADSATAFGIDPRVAMISYSTGNSGAGSDVEKVREATRLAQEKRPDLVIDGPLQYDAAIMADVAQSKAPNSPVAGKATVFIFPDLNTGNTTYKAVQRSADLISIGPMLQGMRKPVNDLSRGALVDDIVYTVALTAIQATQL from the coding sequence GTGTCCCGTATAATCATGTTGATCCCAACTGGCACCAGCGTCGGTCTGACAAGCGTCAGCCTGGGTGTCATCCGTTCCATGGAACAGAAAGGCGTCCGCCTGAGCGTGTTCAAACCTATCGCTCAGCCGCGCAGTGGCGACAATACGCCAGATCAGACGACCACCATTATCCGTGCGAATTCCGCTATCAACGCCGCTGAGCCGCTGGCGATGAGCCGCGTTGAAGCCCTGCTGAGTTCCAACCAGCAAGACGTGCTGATGGAAGAAATCATCGCGCGCTATCACGAAAATACCAAAGACGCCGAAGTCGTTCTGGTTGAAGGTCTGGTTCCTACCCGTAAGCACCAGTTTGCTAACGCATTGAACTATGAAATCGCCAAAACGCTGAACGCAGAAATCGTCTTCGTACTGGCGCTGGGTAACGACTCTCCAGCACAGCTGAAAGACCGCATCGAACTGGCGCGTTCCAGCTTCGGCGGCAGCAAAAACAAAAACATCACTGGCGTAATCATCAACAAACTGAATGCGCCAGTAGATGAGCAGGGTCGTACTCGCCCTGACCTGTCTGAAATCTTTGATGACTCCACGAAAGCCAGCGTTGCCAACATCGATCCTAAGCAGCTGTTCGCTAACAGCCCGCTGCCGGTGCTGGGCTGCATTCCATGGAGCTTTGACCTGATCGCAACGCGCGCGATCGATATGGCGAAGCACCTGAATGCTCGTATCATCAACGAAGGTGACATTCAAACGCGTCGCGTTAAGTCTGTGACGTTCTGCGCACGCAGCATTCCTCATATGCTGGAGCATTTCCGTCCGGGTTCACTGCTGGTGACCTCCGCCGATCGTCCTGATGTTCTGGTTGCCGCTTGTCTGGCTGCCATGAACGGCGTGGAAATCGGTGCCCTGCTGCTGACTGGCGGCTACGAAATGGATCCGAGCATCGCCAAGCTGTGCGAGCGCGCCTTCCAGACTGGTCTGCCTGTATTTATGGTCAACACCAACACCTGGCAGACGTCACTCAGCCTGCAAAGCTTCAACCTTGAAGTACCGGCTGATGACCGTCAACGTGTTGAGAAAGTGCAGGAATACGTTGCACGCCACATCGATACCCAATGGATCGATTCTCTGAGTGCAGAGTCTGAGCGTTCACGTCGTCTGTCTCCACCAGCATTCCGCTATCAGCTTACCGAGCTGGCACGTAAAGCAGGCAAACGCATCGTTCTGCCAGAGGGTGATGAGCCGCGTACCGTTAAAGCCGCCGCTATCTGTGCTGAACGCGGTATCGCTCACTGTGTGCTGATCGGTAACCCGGAAGAGATTCAACGCGTTGCCGCCGCTCAAGGCGTAGAACTGGGCAAAGGCATTGAAATCGTCGATCCGATTGTCGTACGTGAGCGCTATGTTGCGCGTCTGGTTGAACTGCGTAAGAGCAAGGGCATGACCGAAGTGGTTGCGCGCGAACAGCTCGAAGACAACGTGGTTCTGGGTACGCTGATGCTGGAACAGGGTGAAGTTGACGGTCTGGTGTCTGGCGCCGTTCACACCACTGCTAACACTATCCGTCCACCGTTGCAGCTGATCAAAACTGCACCGGGCAGCTCTCTGGTGTCTTCTGTGTTCTTCATGCTGCTGCCTGAGCAGGTTCTGGTTTACGGCGACTGTGCCATCAACCCAGACCCAACCGCAGAGCAACTGGCTGAAATCGCTATCCAGTCTGCTGATTCCGCTACTGCATTCGGCATCGACCCACGCGTTGCAATGATCTCTTACTCCACCGGCAACTCCGGCGCGGGTAGCGATGTTGAGAAAGTACGTGAAGCAACCCGTCTGGCACAGGAAAAACGTCCTGATCTGGTTATCGATGGTCCGCTGCAATACGACGCCGCTATCATGGCTGACGTTGCACAGTCCAAAGCGCCGAACTCACCAGTTGCGGGTAAAGCTACCGTGTTCATCTTCCCTGACCTGAACACCGGTAACACCACGTACAAAGCGGTACAGCGTTCTGCCGACCTGATCTCCATCGGGCCAATGCTGCAAGGCATGCGCAAACCGGTTAACGACCTGTCTCGTGGCGCACTGGTAGACGATATCGTTTACACCGTCGCTCTGACCGCCATTCAGGCTACACAGCTCTAA
- the yfcD gene encoding NUDIX hydrolase YfcD, which yields MAEQSQAAGTEWVDIVNENNEVIAQSSRQQMRAQSLRHRATYIVVHDGMGKILVQRRTKIKDFYPGWLDATAGGVVQSGEQMLESARREAEEELGIAGVPFAEHGLFYYEGENCRVWGGLFSCVTHGPFALQEEEVDEVSWLTPQEITARCDEFTPDSLKALSLWLTRYSDQEYGKPISRKLNEVVEAAETSAVQHDNVDDENGSNVAPSETDSQK from the coding sequence ATGGCGGAACAAAGTCAGGCAGCAGGCACAGAGTGGGTTGATATCGTCAATGAAAACAACGAGGTAATTGCTCAGTCAAGTCGTCAGCAGATGCGTGCGCAGAGTCTTCGCCATCGTGCTACTTACATTGTTGTGCATGATGGAATGGGTAAAATTCTGGTGCAGCGCCGGACCAAGATCAAAGACTTCTACCCAGGCTGGCTGGATGCGACCGCAGGTGGTGTGGTGCAAAGTGGTGAGCAAATGCTGGAATCCGCACGTCGTGAAGCGGAAGAAGAACTTGGTATTGCTGGCGTGCCGTTCGCAGAACATGGCTTGTTCTATTATGAAGGCGAAAATTGCCGGGTGTGGGGCGGGCTGTTTAGCTGTGTCACCCACGGGCCGTTCGCGTTACAGGAAGAAGAAGTGGATGAGGTTAGCTGGTTGACGCCGCAAGAGATCACCGCGCGCTGCGATGAGTTTACGCCGGATTCCCTCAAAGCCCTGTCTCTGTGGCTGACGCGCTATAGCGATCAGGAATACGGCAAGCCGATTTCACGCAAACTGAATGAGGTGGTAGAAGCTGCTGAGACATCTGCTGTTCAGCATGACAATGTTGATGATGAGAACGGCAGTAACGTTGCTCCATCGGAAACGGATTCACAGAAATAA
- a CDS encoding sugar phosphatase: MECKGFLFDLDGTLVDSLPAVERAWINWAKDHGIEPQEVLDFIHGKQAITSLRHFLQGQSEETIQQEFDALEKTEASDTQGIVAMPGAKALLERLDALDIPWAIVTSGTVPIASARHHRGELPAPRAFITAEQVAKGKPHPDAYLLGAQQLGLKPEECVVVEDAPAGVLSGLAAGCKVIAVKAPADTPKLDQVDLILDSLEQIEIEPLPNGAKVLLRQ, translated from the coding sequence GTGGAGTGTAAAGGTTTTCTGTTCGACCTCGATGGTACGCTGGTCGATTCACTGCCGGCTGTAGAACGTGCGTGGATTAACTGGGCAAAAGATCACGGTATTGAACCACAGGAAGTGCTGGATTTTATTCATGGCAAGCAGGCAATCACGTCCCTGCGCCACTTTCTTCAAGGGCAGAGCGAAGAAACGATTCAACAGGAGTTCGATGCGCTGGAGAAAACCGAGGCCTCTGATACGCAGGGTATTGTAGCTATGCCAGGGGCGAAGGCGCTGTTGGAGCGTTTGGATGCACTGGATATTCCCTGGGCGATTGTGACGTCCGGCACAGTGCCGATTGCCAGCGCACGTCATCATCGCGGAGAGCTACCTGCTCCTCGTGCCTTTATTACGGCGGAGCAGGTTGCCAAAGGTAAGCCTCACCCCGATGCTTACTTACTTGGCGCACAGCAGCTAGGGCTGAAACCGGAAGAGTGTGTTGTCGTTGAAGATGCGCCAGCGGGCGTGCTGTCAGGTCTGGCCGCGGGCTGTAAAGTCATTGCGGTGAAGGCGCCAGCGGATACGCCAAAGCTGGATCAGGTCGATCTGATCCTTGATTCGTTGGAGCAGATAGAAATAGAACCCTTACCGAACGGTGCTAAGGTGCTTCTGCGCCAGTAG
- a CDS encoding pyridoxal phosphate-dependent aminotransferase, translating to MSPIEKSKKLENVCYDIRGPVLKEAKRLEEEGNKVLKLNIGNPAPFGFEAPDEILVDVIRNLPTAQGYCDSKGLYSARKAIVQHYQARDMRDITVEDVYIGNGVSELIVQSMQALLNPGDEMLVPAPDYPLWTAAVSLSNGNAVHYLCDESSDWFPDLDDIRKKITSNTRGIVIINPNNPTGAVYSKELLLDIVAIAREHNLIIFADEIYDKILYDDAQHHSIAALAPDLLTVTFNGLSKTYRVAGFRQGWMVLNGPKKHAKGYIEGLEMLASMRLCANVPMQHAIQTALGGYQSISEFIQPGGRLYEQRNRSWELINQIPGVSCVKPRGALYMFPRIDAKRFNIHDDQKLVLDLLLQEKVLLVQGTAFNWPYPDHVRIVTLPRIDELDMAIHKLGRFLGHYHQ from the coding sequence ATGTCTCCGATTGAAAAATCCAAGAAACTGGAGAACGTATGCTATGACATCCGTGGCCCAGTCTTAAAGGAAGCCAAACGGCTTGAAGAAGAAGGTAATAAAGTCCTTAAGCTGAATATTGGTAACCCAGCCCCTTTTGGCTTCGAGGCACCGGACGAGATTCTGGTCGATGTCATCCGTAACCTGCCCACGGCACAGGGCTACTGTGATTCCAAAGGCCTCTATTCCGCCCGTAAAGCCATCGTTCAGCATTATCAGGCGCGGGATATGCGCGATATTACGGTTGAAGACGTCTATATTGGTAACGGTGTGTCCGAGCTCATCGTGCAATCCATGCAGGCACTGCTGAACCCAGGCGATGAAATGCTGGTTCCTGCGCCAGACTACCCACTTTGGACCGCAGCCGTTTCTCTGTCTAACGGCAACGCCGTTCACTACCTCTGCGATGAGTCCTCCGATTGGTTCCCTGACCTGGATGATATCCGGAAAAAGATCACGTCCAATACTCGCGGTATTGTCATTATCAACCCGAACAATCCAACGGGCGCGGTCTACAGCAAAGAGCTGCTGCTGGATATCGTGGCGATTGCACGCGAACATAACCTGATCATCTTCGCCGACGAAATTTACGACAAAATTCTGTATGACGATGCGCAGCATCACTCTATTGCCGCGCTCGCGCCGGATCTGCTGACGGTCACGTTCAACGGCCTGTCCAAGACGTACCGTGTAGCGGGTTTCCGTCAAGGCTGGATGGTACTGAACGGTCCGAAAAAACACGCCAAAGGCTATATTGAAGGGCTGGAAATGCTGGCTTCCATGCGTCTGTGCGCTAACGTGCCAATGCAGCATGCGATTCAGACTGCGCTGGGCGGCTATCAAAGCATCAGCGAATTTATTCAGCCCGGCGGACGCCTGTACGAGCAACGCAACCGTTCCTGGGAACTGATCAATCAGATTCCCGGCGTATCGTGCGTAAAACCGCGCGGCGCGCTGTATATGTTCCCACGCATTGATGCCAAACGCTTTAATATCCATGACGACCAAAAACTGGTGCTGGATCTCCTGCTACAGGAAAAAGTGTTGCTGGTTCAGGGAACCGCATTTAACTGGCCTTACCCAGACCATGTTCGCATCGTCACGCTGCCGCGTATCGATGAGCTGGATATGGCAATCCACAAATTAGGGCGTTTCTTGGGGCACTATCACCAGTAA
- the ackA gene encoding acetate kinase encodes MSSKLVLVLNCGSSSLKFAIIDAINGEEYLSGLAECFNLPEARIKWKMDGGKHDAELGAGAAHSEALNFIVNTILSQKPELSAQLVAIGHRIVHGGEKFTQSAIITDDVLQGIKDSVPFAPLHNPAHLIGIEEALKSFPHLADKNVAVFDTAFHQTMPEESYLYALPYKLYKENHIRRYGFHGTSHYFVSREAAKVLNKPVEELNVITCHLGNGGSVTAIRNGECVDTSMGLTPLEGLVMGTRCGDIDPAVIFHLHDALGMDVASINKLLTKESGLQGLTEVTSDCRYVEDNYETKADAKRAMDVYCHRLAKYIGSYSALMEGRLDAVIFTGGIGENAAMVRELSLKKLGLLGFDVDHERNLAARFGKGGNIAKDGTRPALVIPTNEELVIAEDAYRLTA; translated from the coding sequence ATGTCGAGTAAGTTAGTACTGGTTCTTAACTGCGGTAGTTCATCCCTGAAATTCGCCATCATCGATGCGATTAACGGAGAAGAGTACCTGTCTGGTTTAGCCGAGTGTTTCAACCTGCCTGAAGCCCGCATCAAATGGAAAATGGACGGCGGTAAACACGACGCCGAACTGGGTGCCGGTGCAGCTCACAGCGAAGCGCTGAACTTCATCGTTAATACCATTCTGTCTCAGAAGCCAGAGCTGTCTGCTCAACTGGTTGCTATCGGTCACCGTATCGTTCACGGCGGTGAGAAGTTCACCCAATCCGCGATCATCACTGATGATGTTCTTCAGGGTATCAAAGATTCCGTACCTTTTGCACCTCTGCACAACCCGGCGCACTTGATCGGTATCGAAGAAGCACTGAAATCCTTCCCACACCTGGCTGATAAAAACGTCGCTGTCTTCGACACCGCATTCCATCAGACCATGCCGGAAGAGTCTTACCTTTATGCACTGCCGTACAAACTGTATAAAGAAAACCACATCCGTCGCTACGGTTTCCACGGCACCAGCCACTACTTCGTTTCTCGCGAAGCCGCTAAAGTGCTGAACAAACCTGTAGAAGAGCTGAACGTCATCACTTGTCACCTGGGCAACGGTGGTTCCGTTACGGCAATCCGCAACGGCGAATGCGTTGATACCTCTATGGGTCTGACGCCGCTGGAAGGTCTGGTGATGGGTACGCGCTGTGGCGATATCGACCCGGCTGTGATTTTCCACCTGCACGACGCACTGGGCATGGACGTAGCCAGCATCAACAAATTGCTGACTAAAGAATCCGGCCTGCAAGGTCTGACAGAAGTCACCAGCGACTGCCGCTACGTTGAAGATAACTACGAGACGAAAGCAGACGCGAAACGTGCAATGGACGTTTACTGCCACCGTCTGGCTAAGTACATCGGTTCTTACAGCGCCCTGATGGAAGGTCGTCTGGATGCCGTGATCTTTACCGGTGGTATCGGTGAAAACGCCGCAATGGTTCGTGAACTGTCGCTGAAAAAACTGGGTCTGCTGGGCTTTGACGTCGATCACGAACGCAACCTGGCAGCACGCTTCGGTAAAGGTGGCAACATCGCTAAAGATGGCACCCGTCCAGCGCTGGTTATCCCGACCAATGAAGAATTGGTCATCGCTGAAGACGCTTACCGTCTGACTGCGTAA
- the yfcE gene encoding phosphodiesterase, whose amino-acid sequence MKLMFASDIHGSLSATDRVLAIFEQSRADWLILLGDFLNHGPRNPLPEQYQPAEVATRLNAYASRIIAVRGNCDSEVDQMLLTFPITAPWQHVLLPQNRLFLTHGHLYHPDNLPPLRVGDVLVYGHTHIPVAERRGEYYFFNPGSVSLPKGGFPASYGLLEQDTLRVLPLHGGDPIAQVAIRH is encoded by the coding sequence ATGAAGTTGATGTTTGCGTCCGATATACACGGTTCTCTCAGCGCGACGGATCGCGTGCTGGCGATCTTTGAGCAGAGCCGTGCCGACTGGCTTATTTTGTTGGGTGATTTTCTCAATCATGGCCCGCGCAATCCGCTGCCGGAGCAATATCAGCCTGCGGAAGTGGCGACTCGGCTGAACGCCTATGCATCGCGCATCATCGCCGTACGCGGGAATTGCGATAGCGAGGTGGATCAGATGTTATTGACCTTCCCGATAACGGCACCGTGGCAACATGTGCTATTGCCGCAGAATCGTCTTTTCCTGACGCACGGTCATCTTTATCATCCAGATAATCTGCCGCCGTTACGCGTGGGGGATGTGCTGGTATATGGGCATACCCATATACCGGTTGCTGAGCGACGCGGAGAATATTATTTCTTCAATCCCGGCTCAGTAAGCTTGCCGAAAGGGGGATTCCCCGCGAGCTACGGGTTGCTTGAACAAGACACGCTGCGGGTTCTGCCATTACACGGTGGCGATCCTATTGCGCAGGTCGCGATTAGACACTAA
- the yfbR gene encoding 5'-deoxynucleotidase, with protein MNQSHFFAHLSRLKLISRWPLMRNVRTENVSEHSLQVAFVAHALAVIKNRKFEGNLNAERIALLAMYHDASEVLTGDMPTPIKYYNAQIAHEYKKIEKIAQQKLVEMLPEELQQDYRMLLDDSYTSEEERAIVKQADALCAYLKCLEELSAGNAEFTLAKARLEKTLQLRHSPEMDYFMTVFVPSFSLSLDEISQDSPL; from the coding sequence ATGAATCAGAGCCACTTTTTCGCCCACTTATCTCGTCTAAAACTCATCAGCCGCTGGCCGCTCATGCGTAATGTGCGCACGGAAAACGTCTCCGAGCACAGCCTTCAGGTTGCGTTTGTCGCGCACGCGCTGGCGGTCATCAAAAACCGCAAATTCGAGGGTAACCTGAACGCAGAACGCATCGCGCTTCTGGCGATGTATCACGATGCCAGCGAGGTGCTGACCGGCGACATGCCGACGCCAATCAAGTACTACAACGCGCAGATCGCGCATGAGTACAAGAAAATAGAGAAGATTGCGCAGCAGAAACTGGTTGAGATGTTACCGGAAGAACTCCAGCAGGATTATCGGATGCTGCTGGACGACAGCTACACCAGCGAAGAAGAACGCGCCATCGTTAAGCAGGCCGACGCGCTCTGCGCCTACCTGAAGTGTCTGGAAGAGTTATCCGCAGGAAATGCAGAGTTCACGCTGGCCAAAGCGCGGTTGGAAAAAACATTGCAGCTGCGCCACAGCCCGGAAATGGACTATTTCATGACGGTCTTCGTTCCCAGCTTTAGCCTGTCGCTCGACGAAATCAGCCAAGACTCTCCGTTATAA